CGCATCCCCGGTAGCGTGGCGATGGAGGTGTGCTCGTCCTCGTATCTGAGCGCCGCGTATATCTCGTCCGAAAGGACGAACAGGTCGTGTTCCTCGACGAACTCCGCCACCTCGGCGAGGCCGCCCTCGGACATCACCGCGCCCGTCGGGTTGTTCGGGTAGCAGAGCACGAGGGCCTCGGCGTCGGCCGCGCCCGCGCGTTCGAGGTCCTCGTACCGGAGGGCGAACTCCTCTTCGGCGCGCGTCCGCACGGGTAGGGGTTCCCCGCCGGCGAACGACACCGTGGGCGTGTAGGAGATGTAGGAGGGTTCCGGCACCGCGACGGCGTCGCCGGGGTCGACGAGGGCGCGCATCGCCAGGTCGACGGCCTCGCTCGCGCCCGCGGTGACGAGCACCTCCTCGTCCGGGTCGTAGTGCTGGTCGTAGCGCTCGACCCGGTCGGCGATGGCCTCCCGTAGGTCGCGGCGCCCGCGGTTCGACGTGTAGGAGGTCCGACCCCGCTCTAAGGAGTCGATGGCGGCGGTCCGGGCGGCCCACGGCGCGGAGAAGTCGGGTTCGCCGACGCCGAGGGAGATGACGTCGTCCATCTCCTCGGCCACCTCGAAGAAGCGCCGGATACCCGACGGCGGCGTCTCCCGCGCGCGCGTCGAGAGGTGGCGGTTCATGGCGAGAACGTGAGGCGGTCGTCCTCGTCCGTATCGCCCATCTCGATGCCGCGTTCCTTGTACGTCTCCATGACGAAGTGCGTCACCGTCTGGGTCACCTCCGGGATGGGAGCGATGCGCTCGGAGACGAACTGGGAGACGTCGTGCATCGACTTGCCCTCCACGTCGACGGCGAAGTCGAAGTCCCCGGAGACTAATCGGAGCGAGGACACCTCGGGGAACTTGGCGATGCGGCGGGCTATCTCCTCGTACCCCGTCTCGCGGTCGAGTTCCACGTTGAGTTCCAACTGCGCCTGCACGTGTTCTTCGTCCACGCGGTCCCAGTCCACGACGGCCTGGTACCCGCGGACGACGCCCTCCTCCTCCAACTCCGCGATGAGCGTTTCGACCGCTGCCGCGTCGAGTCCAGTCTGCCGGGCGATGTCTTCTGGGCTCTCGCGAGCGTCTCGCAGCAACAGGTCGAGCAGTTCCCGCTTGTCGTCCATACTACGGGGTTGCGGTCCCCCGTGAAATGGTTTGCTCACGGCGCAAGCTTGGGGCCGAGGACGAGCTAAACTGAATACTGCGATACGAAAACGGATGTCGCGGCCGTGCGGCTCCGGGGCGGTGGCACCGCTCCGGGGCGGTGGCACTGACCCGTCGAAACCGCGGGGCTGACAACCGTATTCCGGACGCGGACGCTGGTGGGACTTTTCGTCCTCGGTTCAATCCATCGGGTGACGGACGAGCCGGCCGTGCTCGACTTTCATGCAGTGGTCCTGGACGACGTCCAATCCAGCCGTCTCCGCCGTTCGTGCGGCGTCGTCGTTCCGTATGCCCTGTTGCATCCAGATCGCCCGCACGTCGCCGCGAGTCACCGCCTGCTCGACGATTTCCGGAACCTCCTCGCTGGGCCGAAATATCTCGACGATGTCGACCGGCTCGGTAACGTCGGCCAGGGAATCGTAGGCTTGCTCACCGAGTATCTCGTTCGCCGTCGGATTGACCGGGGTGATTTCGTAGCCGTGACGCTGTAGATAGGCCGGTACGATGTGGGCCGCCTTCTCGTACGACGTCGACGCGCCGATGACCGCAACACGCTGGTAGCCTAGAATCCGCCGGAGGTTGTCGTCGTCTTCGATCGGCATACGCGAACTACTGGCGGCCGGAAAATCAGCGTATCGCCGGCGGGTGTTCGCACTCGTGCGGGTCGGAGGGCGGCCGTCCTACCTTTTACTGAACGGAATCCGTAGTGTGACGCAGCTATGCTCTACGATCGCGTCGCGAGTCTCGATCTCGAAATAGAGGGGTACGACCTCGAACGGCACGAACGGGAGACCTCCAGCGGCTTCACCCGAGCGACCACCGTCGTCTCGTTGCGCGGCGATGGCGAAACCGGACGGGGAGAAGACGTCACGTACGATAACGACGCTCACGACGTTCTTCGGGACTCCTCGGAGGAGTTCTCCCTTTCCGGAGAGTACACCGTCGACGAGTTCTCCGAACGACTCTCCGAGATCGACCTCTTTCTCGGAGACGAGCCGAATCAGACGATCTTCCGAAACTACCGGCGGTGGGCGCTCGAAAGCGCCGCACTGGACCTCGCGTTGAAACAGGCCGATACGAACCTCGCCGACCGACTCGAACGCGAGTACGACCCGGTTCGGTTCGTCGTGAGTACGCGTCTGGAGGACCCACCGACCGGCGACCGCGTCCTCGATTGGCTCGAGCGAAATCCCGAGTTAGAGTTCAAACTCGACCCGACGTCGGACTGGACCGACGACGTCGTCAACCGATTGGCCGGCACCGACGCCGTCCTGACGCTCGACCTGAAAGGACAGTACCACGGAACGACCGTCGACCAGCCGGCCGATCCGGCACTCTACGAACGGGTCATCGAGGGCTTCCCGGACGCGCTCATCGAGGATCCGGAGTTGAACGAGGAGACTCGGCCGCTGTTCGAGGGGCAGGAGCGCCGCGTGACCTGGGACTACCCCATCCGCAGCGTCGAGACGGTCCGAGAACTCCCCTGGGAACCCGAGTGGCTCAACATCAAGCCGTCGCGGTTCGGGTCGGTGCGGTCGCTGCTGGATACGGTTGACTACTGTCAGGACCACGAGATTCGGATGTTCGGCGGCGGTCAGTTCGAACTCGATATCGGCCGCGAACACATCCACGCGATCGCATCGCTGTTCTACCCGGACGCGCCGAACGACGTCGCTCCGAAAGCGTACAACGACCCGAATCCGAGCGGTAGTCTTCCGTCGAGTCCGCTTTCGCCGCCGCCCGCTCCCCGGGGGTTCGAGTGGGGGTGAGATAGAAGAGAGAAACGAGGGAAATGGAACCATCGGGTTCCACTCCTCACAACCGCCGTTCCGCCTCGGGGGCGTCTCCGAACGT
This Halogeometricum sp. S3BR5-2 DNA region includes the following protein-coding sequences:
- a CDS encoding pyridoxal phosphate-dependent aminotransferase, translating into MNRHLSTRARETPPSGIRRFFEVAEEMDDVISLGVGEPDFSAPWAARTAAIDSLERGRTSYTSNRGRRDLREAIADRVERYDQHYDPDEEVLVTAGASEAVDLAMRALVDPGDAVAVPEPSYISYTPTVSFAGGEPLPVRTRAEEEFALRYEDLERAGAADAEALVLCYPNNPTGAVMSEGGLAEVAEFVEEHDLFVLSDEIYAALRYEDEHTSIATLPGMRERTVVFNGFSKAYAMTGFRLGYALGPSDVVGAMNRIHQYTMLSAPTTAQYAAIEAIEACDDAVEEMRRAYDRRRRFVISRFNELGMDCFEAKGAFYVFPKCPPGWEDDEAFAEALLQEEQVALVPGRVFGESGEGHLRVSYATGMNELKAALNRIESFLRE
- a CDS encoding Lrp/AsnC family transcriptional regulator, whose product is MDDKRELLDLLLRDARESPEDIARQTGLDAAAVETLIAELEEEGVVRGYQAVVDWDRVDEEHVQAQLELNVELDRETGYEEIARRIAKFPEVSSLRLVSGDFDFAVDVEGKSMHDVSQFVSERIAPIPEVTQTVTHFVMETYKERGIEMGDTDEDDRLTFSP
- a CDS encoding CoA-binding protein, producing the protein MPIEDDDNLRRILGYQRVAVIGASTSYEKAAHIVPAYLQRHGYEITPVNPTANEILGEQAYDSLADVTEPVDIVEIFRPSEEVPEIVEQAVTRGDVRAIWMQQGIRNDDAARTAETAGLDVVQDHCMKVEHGRLVRHPMD